The following coding sequences lie in one Oncorhynchus kisutch isolate 150728-3 linkage group LG17, Okis_V2, whole genome shotgun sequence genomic window:
- the mc3r gene encoding melanocortin receptor 3, which produces MNNTYRHLLPLDLQLNETTRESLAGEDEQGNLTGNEPGLCEAVHIQAEVFLTLGIVSLLENILVILAVVKNKNLHSPMYVLLCSLAAADMLVSVSNSLETVVIAALNSRLIVADDHFIQLMDNFFDSIICISLVASICNLLAITIDRYVTIFYALRYHSIVTMRRAVLAIGGIWLTCVFCGIVFIVYSESKAVVVCLIIMFFTMLVLMATLYVHMFLLARLHIKRIAVLPAEGVVPQRTCMKGAITITILLGVFVCCWAPFFLHLILLITCPKNQLCVCYMSHFTTYLVLIMCNSVIDPVIYAFRSLEMRKTFKEILCCFSATCRIFHCKY; this is translated from the coding sequence ATGAACAACACTTATAGACATCTGCTGCCGCTGGACCTTCAGCTCAATGAAACCACCAGGGAGTCTCTGGCTGGGGAGGACGAACAGGGGAACCTGACCGGCAACGAGCCTGGTCTGTGTGAGGCAGTCCACATCCAAGCTGAGGTGTTCCTGACACTGGGGATCGTCAGCCTTCTGGAGAATATCTTGGTGATCTTGGCAGTGGTGAAGAACAAGAACCTCCACTCACCCATGTACGTACTCCTGTGTAGTCTTGCTGCTGCTGACATGCTTGTGAGTGTCTCCAACTCACTAGAGACGGTGGTTATCGCTGCGCTGAACAGTCGGTTGATTGTGGCAGATGACCACTTTATTCAACTCATGGACAACTTCTTTGACTCCATCATCTGTATCTCCCTGGTGGCCTCAATCTGTAACCTTTTAGCTATCACCATTGACCGTTACGTGACCATCTTCTACGCCCTACGCTACCACAGCATCGTGACGATGCGGCGGGCTGTCCTGGCCATCGGTGGCATCTGGCTGACATGTGTGTTCTGTGGGATAGTCTTCATCGTCTACTCAGAGAGCAAGGCAGTCGTTGTGTGTCTGATCATCATGTTCTTCACCATGCTGGTGCTCATGGCCACTCTGTATGTTCACATGTTCCTGCTGGCGAGGCTTCACATCAAGCGCATCGCTGTTCTGCCCGCGGAGGGTGTGGTGCCCCAGAGGACCTGCATGAAGGGagccatcaccatcaccatcctcctAGGGGTGTTCGTATGCTGCTGGGCACCTTTcttcctccacctcatcctcctcatcactTGTCCCAAGAACCAGCTCTGTGTCTGCTACATGTCCCACTTTACCACCTACCTGGTGCTCATCATGTGTAATTCTGTCATAGACCCCGTTATCTATGCCTTCCGCAGTCTCGAGATGCGCAAAACCTTCAAGGAGATCCTCTGTTGTTTCAGTGCCACTTGTAGAATTTTCCACTGTAAATACTGA